A single Xenopus laevis strain J_2021 chromosome 3S, Xenopus_laevis_v10.1, whole genome shotgun sequence DNA region contains:
- the LOC108703523 gene encoding nectin-4: MASAAAAPLALTGQMLMYLSLAAAASVSCPNSHQGMVSAVLGDTAQLPCNFSSPAGHPAHKAKVVWQKQEDEEELVVHFQNGRENGDSQHRNYRNRTFIRQDWFQQGDGGVELKQVKGEDDGIYICWVTLLPLGPHTQHRCCEVVLTVISRTMADAPDVSVSAPGDHVTVWIIFIGSVFLLMFLPVVLTHLNTYSQTHRSSYGSL, from the exons ATGGCCTCAGCTGCTGCTGCACCTCTTGCTCTCACTGGACAGATGCTGATGTATCTCTCGCTGGCAG CTGCTGCCTCCGTCTCCTGCCCCAACTCACACCAGGGGATGGTCTCTGCAGTTCTGGGGGACACGGCACAGCTCCCCTGTAACTTCTCCTCCCCTGCCGGACACCCGGCCCACAAAGCCAAAGTGGTCTGGCAAAAACAGGAGGATGAGGAGGAGCTGGTGGTCCATTTCCAGAACGGGAGAGAGAATGGGGACTCCCAGCACCGGAACTACAGAAACAGAACCTTCATCAGACAGGACTGGTTTCAGCAGGGGGATGGTGGGGTGGAGCTGAAGCAGGTTAAGGGCGAAGATGATGGAATCTACATCTGCTGGGTCACCCTCCTGCCCCTGGGACCCCACACCCAACACCGGTGCTGCGAGGTGGTGCTCACTGTTATATCAAGGACCATGGCAG ATGCCCCAGACGTTTCTGTCTCTGCCCCAGGGGATCATGTGACGGTGTGGATAATATTTATAGGGTCCGTGTTTCTATTGATGTTTCTGCCTGTAGTTTTGACTCACTTGAATACTTACAGTCAGACTCACAGATCTTCCTATGGGAGCCTCTAA